The genomic window CTCAAAATGGTGCAGAAGCAGTAGCCACCTTCAAAGAGCACAGCGGCGAGATTGATCTAATCGTGATGGATGTAGTCATGCCGGTGATGGGTGGTGATGAAGCAGCGACTGCCATTCGAAAGATCGAGCCGGAGATGAAAATTATTTTTGCCACCGGTTATGCCAAACCCCGCAGCTCCGATGGCGTATTTGAGATGGAGTCTGAAACGGTGATCTCAAAACCTTACTCAACAGGACGAATCAGTCAGCTGATCAGGGCCACACTGGATAACAGCTAGCCTGCTTACTTCTGATGCAGCCTCTCCGGTCTGGCCTCGCTTAGTTGCTGGCGCAACTGCTCCAGCGCTTTCTGGGTCTGATCCAGCTCTTTCATCAGACAATCACGCGTTGGCGGCTGGCGCAGCTCCTTTAAGCGCTCCTCTTTCGCCTCTTCAAGATTGTTCAACACCACAGCGATAAAGAGATTGATGATCACAAAGGTTCCCATAATCACAAAGCTGACAAAATAGATCCAGCTAAGCGGGTGCATCTCCATCGCGGTATACATCACATCAGTCCAATCCTCGAGCGTGACAATGCGAAACAGTGTCAGCAGTGAGATACCGAGATTACCCCAGTGCTGCGGATCATGGGCATGGAAGAGCTGCTGCCCGGCCACCCCATAAATATAGAAGATCACCCCCATCAGCAGCATGATATTGCCCATGCTGGGAATCGACTTCATCAGCGTGGCAACAATCAGGCGCAGTTCAGGGATAGCAGAGATCAGGCGCAGAACCCGCAGCAGGCGGGCAAGACGGGCCAGCATGGCGAGTTCACCGGTACTCGGAATCAACGCCAGCAGGATGATGGTGAAATCGAAAATGTTCCAGCCACCCCTGAAATAGCGCCCGACTGTGGGTGCC from Mariprofundus sp. NF includes these protein-coding regions:
- a CDS encoding ion transporter, which encodes MQNFANRIVSHRAFEHFIIAIILVSAVLIGIETSEELLAEYGNLLLWGNRMVLTIFIIEALLKMWALAPTVGRYFRGGWNIFDFTIILLALIPSTGELAMLARLARLLRVLRLISAIPELRLIVATLMKSIPSMGNIMLLMGVIFYIYGVAGQQLFHAHDPQHWGNLGISLLTLFRIVTLEDWTDVMYTAMEMHPLSWIYFVSFVIMGTFVIINLFIAVVLNNLEEAKEERLKELRQPPTRDCLMKELDQTQKALEQLRQQLSEARPERLHQK